In Sphingobacterium thalpophilum, a genomic segment contains:
- a CDS encoding MATE family efflux transporter yields the protein MLGKFKTFKPYYKSTMVLAGPVVISQLGHTLVHTADSVIVGHFAGTIPLAAVSLVHAVFMVVMVIGLGIAYGITPLIAQENGRDNKKECAILLSNSFWLNIIAGLLLFALVYFGSMLAIDHLNQDPAVVKEAKPYLLILSLSMLPLMVFSTFKQFAEGLGFTKQAMNVTIWGNVLNIILAIIFVKGMFGISPMGVKGVGYSTLIDRVLMMSVMMTYVLRSQKFKGYIQYFKVTLVDRQRLLKIVRIGAPVAMQYVFEIGAFAGASLLAGTISATAQASHQVAIQLAAMTYMMASGIAAAATIKVGNSYGNRNLFRLERFAITSYQLVLIFMVITASLFALLNNYLPYIFTSDHAVVIIASQLLIIAGLFQLFDGTQVVGLGVLRGMGDVNIPTLITFIAYWIIGLPSGYLMGVVFNWGIKGIWYGLTLGLLTSSLLLYLRFQLVIKKKKIQFEQSMFK from the coding sequence ATGTTGGGAAAATTTAAAACATTTAAACCGTATTACAAAAGTACGATGGTATTGGCGGGGCCAGTGGTGATCTCACAATTGGGACATACATTGGTGCATACCGCAGATAGTGTGATTGTTGGACATTTTGCAGGAACCATTCCATTGGCCGCAGTTTCGTTGGTACATGCTGTTTTTATGGTTGTTATGGTCATCGGGTTGGGAATTGCTTATGGCATCACGCCGTTGATTGCGCAGGAGAATGGCCGTGATAATAAAAAAGAATGTGCCATATTGTTGTCCAATAGCTTTTGGTTAAATATTATCGCAGGACTCTTGTTGTTCGCTTTAGTTTACTTTGGTTCGATGTTGGCTATCGATCACCTCAACCAAGATCCGGCTGTGGTGAAGGAGGCAAAGCCTTATTTACTTATTCTGAGTTTATCGATGCTTCCGTTGATGGTATTTAGCACATTTAAACAATTTGCTGAAGGTCTGGGTTTTACAAAGCAAGCCATGAATGTAACTATTTGGGGAAATGTACTGAACATTATTTTGGCGATCATCTTTGTCAAAGGGATGTTTGGCATTAGCCCTATGGGGGTAAAGGGAGTCGGATACAGTACATTGATCGACCGTGTGTTAATGATGTCTGTGATGATGACCTATGTATTGCGATCGCAGAAATTTAAAGGATATATTCAATATTTTAAGGTGACATTGGTCGATCGGCAACGATTGCTTAAGATCGTGCGCATCGGGGCACCCGTGGCTATGCAATATGTATTTGAAATTGGGGCTTTTGCAGGGGCTTCCCTATTAGCCGGTACGATAAGTGCTACAGCGCAAGCTTCTCATCAAGTAGCCATCCAGCTGGCCGCGATGACGTATATGATGGCGAGTGGTATCGCTGCTGCTGCAACAATCAAGGTGGGTAATAGTTATGGTAATAGAAACCTTTTTCGCCTCGAACGATTTGCCATCACCTCGTATCAATTGGTGTTGATCTTTATGGTGATTACAGCGTCTTTGTTCGCGTTGTTGAATAATTATTTACCTTATATATTTACCTCAGATCATGCCGTGGTGATTATTGCTTCCCAGCTGTTGATTATTGCGGGACTTTTCCAATTGTTTGATGGTACGCAAGTTGTCGGTCTGGGGGTGTTACGTGGTATGGGGGATGTGAATATTCCAACCCTTATCACATTTATTGCTTATTGGATTATAGGGCTACCAAGTGGCTACCTCATGGGAGTGGTATTTAACTGGGGTATTAAGGGGATTTGGTATGGGTTGACATTAGGCTTGTTAACCTCTTCGCTTTTACTTTATCTGCGGTTTCAATTGGTGATCAAGAAGAAGAAAATACAATTCGAACAAAGTATGTTTAAGTAA
- a CDS encoding twin-arginine translocase TatA/TatE family subunit gives MYNPVIAFLNIGTQEMILIVFAILLLFGGKKLPELARGLGRGIREFKDASEGIKREISDQINNFEKDIDVKTEVKEEAVPNDVRLAEEKAQAAHEEEAKPQETVEGSETEQPKKKYEFTTPAGVVEHNPHKQPDYGEEPSHITYGYNDHFAETKNNEVEDKKVPEQDNTNKPA, from the coding sequence ATGTACAATCCAGTAATAGCATTTCTAAACATCGGAACACAAGAGATGATCTTAATTGTGTTTGCAATCTTGTTACTTTTTGGAGGCAAAAAACTTCCTGAATTGGCGAGAGGTTTAGGAAGAGGAATACGTGAGTTCAAAGATGCATCAGAAGGTATCAAACGTGAAATTTCAGATCAAATCAATAATTTTGAGAAAGACATAGACGTTAAAACAGAAGTAAAAGAAGAAGCTGTTCCTAATGATGTGCGTTTAGCTGAGGAAAAGGCTCAAGCAGCACACGAAGAAGAGGCTAAGCCACAGGAAACCGTAGAAGGTTCAGAAACAGAGCAGCCTAAGAAAAAATATGAATTCACAACACCTGCCGGTGTCGTCGAACATAATCCACATAAACAACCCGATTACGGCGAAGAGCCGTCTCACATCACGTACGGGTATAACGATCATTTTGCTGAAACTAAAAACAACGAGGTAGAAGATAAAAAAGTTCCTGAGCAGGACAATACCAATAAACCTGCTTAA
- a CDS encoding Tex family protein: MSLSTHEITIANELSISEKQVRTTIALLDEGATVPFISRYRKEMTGSLDEVQITNIRDRFQQLRDLDKRKEAVLKSINDQGKLTAELEQQLLNAETMASLEDIYLPYKPKRKTRASVAREKGLQPLADLILAQETGDFLALADSLIDEEKGVKNTEEALAGARDIIAEVFAEDATVRAKSRAIFLEKSAFVSKVVPGKEDAALKYKDYYEWSESLKDAPSHRVLAMRRGEKEELLYLDIAINEEEILPRIESIYVKGANDAAAQVKLALVDSYKRLLKPSMETEIRVLTRQKADEEAIKVFADNVRQLLLAAPLGQKRLLAIDPGFRTGCKTVVLDEQGQLKENTAIFPHTGANGLAEAKKTIQYLVSKYDIQAIAIGNGTAGRETEEFVRKLGLNNVTIVMVNESGASIYSASETAREEFPDQDVTVRGAVSIGRRLMDPLAELVKIDPKSIGVGQYQHDVDQNKLQTSLDDTVISCVNAVGVELNTASKQILSYVSGLGPSLAQQIIKYRNENGPFASRRELKKVPRLGDKAFEQAAGFLRIRHAVNPLDSSAVHPERYALVEQMAKDLGKKVEDLLTDADLRKSIPLKNYISEEVGLPTLNDILNELAKPGLDPREKFEAFSFTDGVNSIGDLRVGMKLPGIVTNITNFGAFVDIGVHQDGLVHLSQLSNRYISDPHEVVKVQQHVMVTVTEVDEKRSRIALSMKTDEKPALPKNKKNDFKKQAEPQTDMASKLAALASKFK, translated from the coding sequence ATGAGCTTATCAACACACGAAATTACTATTGCTAACGAGCTTTCTATTAGCGAAAAACAGGTTCGCACGACTATAGCACTATTAGACGAAGGCGCTACCGTTCCGTTTATCTCACGCTACCGTAAGGAAATGACTGGTAGTTTGGACGAAGTTCAAATCACCAATATCAGAGATCGTTTCCAGCAGCTGCGCGATTTAGATAAACGTAAAGAAGCTGTTCTTAAATCTATCAACGATCAGGGGAAATTGACAGCGGAGCTTGAGCAGCAGCTTTTGAATGCCGAAACCATGGCCAGTCTTGAAGATATCTATTTGCCTTACAAACCTAAGCGTAAAACCCGCGCCAGTGTGGCACGTGAAAAAGGTCTGCAACCTTTAGCGGATCTTATTTTGGCGCAAGAAACGGGCGATTTCCTCGCCCTTGCGGACAGTTTAATAGATGAAGAAAAAGGCGTAAAAAATACAGAGGAGGCACTAGCAGGTGCCCGCGATATCATTGCAGAGGTCTTTGCCGAAGATGCGACAGTGAGAGCCAAGTCGAGAGCGATATTCCTCGAAAAAAGTGCATTTGTTTCAAAGGTAGTTCCTGGAAAAGAAGACGCCGCCCTAAAATATAAAGATTATTACGAATGGTCTGAATCTTTGAAAGATGCACCTTCCCATCGTGTGCTTGCGATGCGCCGTGGGGAAAAAGAAGAGCTGCTCTACTTAGATATAGCGATCAATGAAGAAGAAATTCTACCCCGTATCGAATCCATCTATGTTAAGGGTGCCAACGATGCCGCAGCTCAGGTAAAACTCGCCTTGGTCGATAGCTATAAGCGTCTGTTAAAACCTTCCATGGAGACTGAAATTCGTGTATTAACACGCCAAAAAGCCGATGAAGAGGCCATCAAAGTTTTTGCCGACAATGTTCGTCAATTACTTCTAGCCGCTCCACTAGGGCAGAAAAGGCTGCTTGCGATCGACCCAGGATTTCGTACAGGCTGTAAAACGGTTGTTCTGGATGAGCAGGGACAGCTCAAAGAAAATACGGCTATCTTTCCACATACGGGTGCCAATGGACTGGCAGAAGCAAAAAAAACAATTCAGTATTTAGTCTCGAAATACGATATCCAAGCCATCGCAATCGGCAATGGAACAGCGGGTCGAGAAACGGAGGAATTTGTACGGAAACTCGGATTAAATAACGTTACCATCGTTATGGTCAATGAAAGTGGAGCCTCTATTTATTCGGCTTCCGAAACTGCTCGTGAAGAATTTCCAGATCAAGATGTTACGGTACGTGGTGCAGTATCTATTGGTAGACGATTGATGGATCCCTTGGCTGAGCTGGTTAAGATCGATCCAAAATCGATCGGTGTCGGACAATATCAACATGACGTTGATCAAAATAAACTCCAAACTTCTCTGGACGACACTGTTATCAGCTGTGTAAATGCGGTCGGTGTTGAACTGAATACTGCCTCCAAACAAATCTTATCCTATGTTTCGGGTCTAGGTCCATCTTTGGCCCAACAGATCATCAAATACAGAAATGAGAATGGTCCATTTGCATCGAGACGTGAACTGAAAAAAGTTCCTCGCCTTGGTGATAAAGCATTTGAACAAGCAGCAGGATTCCTTCGCATTCGCCATGCGGTAAATCCATTGGATTCCTCTGCAGTACACCCCGAACGTTATGCATTGGTGGAACAAATGGCCAAAGACTTGGGAAAAAAAGTGGAGGACCTATTGACAGATGCTGACCTCAGGAAATCGATTCCCCTAAAAAATTACATTTCGGAGGAAGTAGGACTACCGACATTAAACGATATTCTAAATGAATTAGCAAAACCCGGATTAGATCCAAGGGAAAAATTCGAAGCATTTTCATTCACGGATGGGGTCAACAGCATTGGCGACTTACGGGTTGGCATGAAACTGCCGGGAATCGTGACCAATATTACGAATTTCGGTGCCTTTGTTGATATTGGCGTACATCAAGATGGCCTGGTACACCTAAGCCAATTATCTAATCGCTATATATCAGATCCCCATGAAGTCGTCAAAGTACAGCAACACGTCATGGTAACAGTAACAGAAGTAGACGAAAAACGTAGTCGCATTGCATTGTCAATGAAAACAGATGAGAAGCCTGCGCTACCCAAAAACAAAAAAAATGATTTTAAAAAGCAGGCCGAACCACAAACGGATATGGCCAGCAAGCTAGCTGCATTGGCAAGTAAATTTAAATAG
- a CDS encoding IS110 family transposase: protein MKTAGLDVHKDSIFCAVFNGKHYSDVEVFETFSTGIRQLGAYLKAAGVLRVAMESTSIYWIPVWNILSEMGFDLMLVNPFLIKQLPGRKSDVKDAQWIAQLLHKDMLRGSFVPGERIQELRSYTRSYSKLQQRIVRMLTKMDNILVQAGIRLGSLVSDIGGKSMLSVIDALIAGERDAVRLSKLVYASKKNKENGKLAAALTGCMKEHHRFNLQMAKAEYDLLIKQSAEYIEKIEAICLRDFPRQSALLKTIPGVSRISSAVIIAETGADMKVFENSGKLSGWVGLRPKNDESAGKYKSTAITKGNRYLKPILVQVAWAASRCKGSYFKDKFNRLSIRKSSKKALIAIARKISVVVWNILKDLTPL, encoded by the coding sequence ATGAAAACAGCAGGACTTGACGTGCATAAAGATAGTATTTTTTGTGCGGTATTTAATGGGAAGCATTATTCGGATGTGGAGGTTTTCGAAACCTTCAGTACGGGCATTCGACAGTTGGGAGCCTACTTGAAGGCTGCGGGTGTTCTCCGAGTAGCGATGGAGAGTACCAGTATTTACTGGATCCCGGTCTGGAATATTCTCTCTGAAATGGGCTTTGATCTGATGCTGGTGAATCCCTTTTTAATCAAACAGCTGCCCGGCCGCAAAAGCGATGTAAAGGATGCACAGTGGATTGCCCAGCTACTTCACAAAGATATGCTTCGCGGGAGTTTTGTGCCCGGTGAGCGAATACAGGAACTCAGGAGCTACACCCGTTCCTATAGCAAGTTGCAACAGCGGATAGTCCGTATGCTTACCAAAATGGACAATATCCTCGTACAGGCCGGAATCCGTTTGGGTAGTCTTGTGAGTGATATCGGAGGGAAAAGTATGCTGAGTGTCATTGATGCCCTGATAGCCGGGGAGCGTGATGCCGTACGTTTAAGCAAACTGGTCTATGCCAGTAAGAAGAACAAAGAAAACGGAAAGCTGGCAGCAGCACTAACCGGCTGCATGAAGGAGCACCACCGCTTCAACCTGCAGATGGCAAAAGCTGAATACGACCTGTTGATCAAGCAGTCTGCTGAGTATATAGAAAAGATTGAAGCTATCTGCCTGCGTGATTTTCCACGGCAGAGTGCCTTGCTAAAGACGATTCCCGGCGTTAGCCGTATCAGTTCCGCTGTGATCATCGCCGAGACCGGCGCAGACATGAAAGTTTTTGAAAACAGCGGTAAACTGAGCGGATGGGTCGGATTACGACCAAAGAATGATGAAAGCGCAGGGAAATATAAAAGTACAGCGATCACTAAAGGAAACAGATATCTCAAGCCAATACTGGTACAGGTTGCCTGGGCAGCAAGCCGCTGTAAAGGCTCCTATTTTAAAGACAAATTCAACCGTCTAAGTATAAGAAAATCCTCGAAAAAGGCCCTGATCGCTATCGCACGAAAAATATCCGTTGTTGTATGGAATATCCTAAAAGACTTAACCCCCTTATAA
- a CDS encoding transposase codes for MDNHPVSAQLVGLFFQMDGKQLQDQYKNHLSDFQDWDQKPHAEQWTLFPDNISEHLSIDETSFSNGELYTIVSSKSAKGRKGTILATIRGTKAEDIIAVLERIPLKLRNKVREVTMDMAPNMAKAIRRCFRNARRVIDRFHVQKLAYDAVQELRIKYRWEVLDAESKKIMESRKRGIPYDPELLPNGDTLKQLLARSRHLLFKHPSRWSESQKRRAELLFIRFPKLKQAYDLGVALGDIFNKCRDKKVAFTKLGLWHNQVENAGIASFESVARSIAAHHQYILHYFDNRSTNASAESFNAKLKAFRSVFRGVRDTTFFLYRVMKLYA; via the coding sequence TTGGATAATCATCCTGTAAGCGCCCAATTGGTAGGTCTGTTCTTCCAAATGGACGGTAAGCAACTACAGGATCAATACAAGAACCATCTCAGTGACTTCCAGGACTGGGACCAAAAGCCACACGCAGAGCAATGGACCCTTTTTCCTGATAACATATCGGAACACCTGAGCATCGATGAGACCAGCTTTAGCAACGGTGAACTTTACACGATCGTAAGCAGTAAATCAGCAAAGGGCAGGAAGGGAACCATATTGGCTACCATAAGAGGGACAAAGGCGGAAGATATTATTGCTGTATTAGAGCGCATTCCACTTAAACTAAGGAACAAAGTTAGGGAAGTAACGATGGATATGGCCCCCAATATGGCAAAGGCTATCCGTAGGTGTTTCAGAAATGCCAGAAGGGTTATCGATCGGTTTCATGTACAAAAACTTGCTTATGATGCTGTTCAGGAACTCCGTATCAAATACCGATGGGAAGTCTTAGATGCAGAAAGCAAAAAAATAATGGAATCGCGAAAACGGGGTATCCCATATGACCCCGAGTTGTTGCCTAATGGTGATACGCTCAAACAGCTATTAGCTAGGTCGAGACACCTCCTGTTCAAGCATCCAAGTCGATGGTCGGAAAGCCAAAAACGCCGTGCAGAACTGCTGTTCATCAGGTTTCCCAAGCTAAAACAGGCTTATGATCTTGGAGTTGCCTTAGGTGACATCTTCAATAAATGCAGGGATAAAAAAGTTGCTTTCACAAAGTTAGGACTGTGGCACAACCAGGTTGAGAACGCGGGTATTGCTTCATTCGAGAGTGTCGCAAGATCCATTGCAGCACATCATCAATACATTCTCCACTACTTCGACAATAGAAGCACCAATGCATCCGCAGAGTCCTTCAATGCAAAACTCAAAGCTTTCAGGAGCGTCTTCCGTGGAGTAAGGGATACAACATTCTTCCTGTACAGAGTGATGAAATTGTATGCTTAA
- a CDS encoding transposase, translating to MQEAERKLLSLLMPEGLLEYFQILEVDQVDNQLHIYLDELNIAPTGYQNSKLESKGFMPSTEISDFPIRGQKVTLHIRRRRWTVLDTGEIITRDWNLVREGARMTTEFGLFLKKIFG from the coding sequence TTGCAAGAAGCCGAACGTAAATTACTGTCCCTATTGATGCCCGAAGGGCTATTGGAATACTTTCAGATTTTAGAAGTCGATCAGGTTGACAATCAGCTCCACATTTATTTAGATGAGCTTAATATTGCTCCGACAGGCTATCAGAACAGCAAGTTGGAGTCAAAGGGCTTCATGCCTTCCACTGAGATTTCAGACTTTCCCATTCGAGGCCAGAAAGTTACGCTACATATCCGCCGTCGTCGCTGGACGGTCCTGGATACCGGAGAGATCATCACAAGAGATTGGAATCTGGTGCGTGAGGGTGCTCGAATGACTACGGAATTCGGGCTTTTTTTAAAGAAGATATTTGGATAA
- a CDS encoding PadR family transcriptional regulator yields MNKEFIDKWISQLKKGSLSFVVLGILAYDQEYYGYDLIQEVKKKTAIDIAEGTLYPLLIRLKNEGLVESNWVPQETGIPRKYYKITKEGQSTFLEMRTYWTSLNQHLTTLTHAL; encoded by the coding sequence ATGAACAAAGAATTTATTGACAAATGGATTTCACAGCTAAAAAAAGGAAGTCTTTCTTTTGTTGTATTAGGTATTCTTGCCTATGATCAGGAATACTATGGCTACGATCTTATCCAGGAGGTCAAGAAGAAAACGGCCATTGATATTGCTGAAGGAACATTATACCCCTTATTGATCCGTTTAAAAAACGAAGGCCTGGTCGAATCGAACTGGGTGCCTCAGGAAACTGGGATTCCAAGAAAATATTATAAAATAACAAAGGAAGGCCAAAGTACTTTCTTAGAGATGAGAACGTACTGGACAAGCTTAAACCAACATTTAACCACTTTGACGCATGCATTATAA
- a CDS encoding serine hydrolase domain-containing protein: protein MKRTTVLLFLLGTLSSPILKAQEFTPVRMDSLMSVMDKNNVWMGSIAISKGDQLLYQKTIGYADLAQKKKATIDTRYGIGSISKTFTATLVLKTAELGKLQLNQTLSVYVKGIPNAEKITVRQLLNHSSGVHSITDDKDYLTWNTKPQTEQELVARIIKGGVEFDPGSKHVYSNSNYILLTYILEKVWKKDYASLLKEYICQPLKLEQTTFGHPQNNGSDLSESYRYTQEWTLEPHTDNSVPLGAGALWSTPADLGKFFNALFSHKIINAASLEEMKKIDQGYGIGLFQLPFYEHVGFGHTGGIDGYSSVAGHFDDGNYNVAIISNANNYTNNEILKFSLGELYKRPFPLPDLAELQLTEEEISSLIGEYKSEQPPIQINITREGNKVFGQVVGQSSFQLKAKDRNTLVQPQFGVKIVFERNENKMTLYQNGNTLVLRK from the coding sequence ATGAAAAGAACCACAGTGTTATTGTTCCTCTTAGGAACCCTATCAAGCCCCATTCTCAAAGCCCAGGAATTCACACCTGTTCGCATGGATAGTCTCATGTCCGTCATGGACAAAAATAACGTCTGGATGGGCAGTATTGCGATCAGCAAAGGTGATCAATTGCTTTATCAAAAGACAATTGGATATGCCGATCTGGCGCAGAAAAAGAAAGCGACCATAGATACCCGTTATGGCATAGGCTCGATCTCCAAAACATTCACCGCAACACTTGTTCTAAAAACAGCTGAACTTGGAAAACTCCAATTAAATCAAACATTGTCCGTATACGTTAAGGGTATTCCCAACGCCGAAAAGATTACTGTTCGTCAATTGTTAAATCACAGCAGCGGAGTTCACAGCATCACGGACGACAAAGATTATTTGACATGGAACACTAAACCGCAAACAGAACAGGAACTTGTCGCACGCATCATCAAAGGCGGAGTTGAATTTGACCCCGGCAGCAAGCATGTATATAGTAATTCAAACTACATTCTACTTACTTATATTCTGGAAAAAGTATGGAAAAAAGACTATGCTTCTTTATTGAAAGAGTATATCTGCCAGCCACTAAAGTTGGAACAAACCACATTCGGCCATCCACAAAATAACGGCAGTGATCTGAGCGAATCTTATCGGTATACACAAGAATGGACCCTTGAACCACACACGGACAACTCAGTTCCGCTTGGTGCTGGCGCATTGTGGTCAACTCCGGCAGATCTGGGCAAATTTTTCAATGCATTATTTAGCCATAAAATCATCAATGCTGCAAGCCTGGAAGAGATGAAAAAAATAGATCAGGGCTATGGGATCGGCTTATTCCAATTGCCCTTCTATGAACATGTAGGCTTTGGCCACACAGGCGGTATAGACGGTTACTCTTCTGTCGCTGGCCATTTTGATGATGGCAATTATAATGTCGCTATCATTAGTAATGCCAACAATTATACTAATAATGAAATTTTAAAGTTCAGTCTGGGCGAACTTTATAAAAGGCCCTTTCCACTTCCTGATCTTGCGGAATTACAATTGACGGAGGAAGAAATTTCAAGTCTCATTGGCGAATATAAAAGCGAGCAACCTCCTATTCAGATAAATATTACGAGAGAGGGCAACAAGGTATTTGGACAGGTCGTTGGTCAATCTTCATTTCAGCTAAAAGCGAAGGATAGAAACACGCTGGTCCAACCGCAATTTGGTGTAAAGATCGTTTTTGAACGTAACGAAAACAAAATGACACTCTATCAAAATGGAAATACACTCGTTTTAAGGAAATAA
- a CDS encoding family 16 glycosylhydrolase, whose amino-acid sequence MRKTKFWLVLSLIATSLSIFACKKDSTTTKTSIPEVSKAKASTKLFNATAVATTDYELIWSDEFNSNGGFDSTKWSYADRGTVAWNKYMTSLPAYASQDGSNLVLRMDNAVVAGDPVAYHAGGVKSMGKFSMTYGKVEVRAKFTQGRGSWPAIWMMPEPATAYGGWPACGEIDIMEHVNNESVMYHTIHNSSVTNANGGSTASKAATYNTTDYNLYTMIWSPNDIRFYVNNVLQYTYARVSGGGTQQWPFDVPFYLILNQAGGAGWPGAITNADLPFSMQVDYVRVYKLPLFSNGDFESGTIYPWTTWGGGSSVVSTDARTGSRCIRETGGETSIEQYLTGLTPNTTYRFGGYAKVSTAGQSVSIGVKNFGGTAVNATIGTTSYSNASVTFTTGANNTTATVYFYKPLSGTVYGDDFYLEKL is encoded by the coding sequence ATGAGAAAAACCAAATTTTGGCTGGTGTTGAGCCTAATCGCAACTAGTCTGTCTATTTTTGCCTGCAAAAAAGACTCGACAACAACAAAAACTTCGATTCCGGAAGTCAGTAAGGCGAAGGCCTCGACTAAGCTATTCAATGCTACTGCCGTAGCGACAACAGATTACGAACTGATCTGGTCGGACGAGTTTAATAGTAACGGGGGATTTGATTCCACAAAATGGTCTTATGCAGACAGGGGCACTGTCGCATGGAATAAGTATATGACCTCCCTGCCGGCTTATGCATCCCAAGACGGGAGCAATCTTGTATTGCGTATGGATAATGCTGTTGTAGCCGGAGATCCTGTTGCCTATCATGCGGGTGGAGTTAAGTCGATGGGAAAATTTAGTATGACTTATGGTAAAGTTGAAGTGAGGGCTAAATTTACACAAGGAAGAGGCTCCTGGCCTGCGATTTGGATGATGCCCGAACCGGCTACGGCGTATGGAGGCTGGCCAGCCTGTGGTGAAATTGATATTATGGAGCATGTCAACAACGAAAGTGTGATGTATCATACGATCCATAATAGCTCGGTTACCAATGCAAATGGTGGAAGCACCGCTTCAAAAGCGGCCACTTATAATACGACAGATTACAACTTATATACGATGATCTGGAGTCCAAACGACATTCGATTTTACGTCAACAATGTATTGCAATATACCTACGCAAGGGTTTCTGGTGGCGGAACGCAACAATGGCCATTTGACGTACCTTTTTATCTGATTTTAAATCAGGCCGGTGGAGCTGGATGGCCAGGAGCGATCACAAATGCTGACCTGCCCTTTAGTATGCAGGTTGATTATGTACGTGTGTATAAGCTACCTTTATTTAGCAATGGCGATTTCGAAAGTGGTACCATCTATCCATGGACAACATGGGGTGGCGGATCATCGGTCGTTTCCACCGACGCCCGGACAGGAAGCAGATGCATCCGCGAAACGGGCGGGGAGACATCCATTGAACAATACCTGACCGGTTTAACGCCAAATACGACCTATCGGTTCGGTGGCTACGCCAAAGTGTCTACAGCTGGCCAGTCTGTTAGTATCGGCGTCAAAAACTTTGGTGGAACTGCAGTCAATGCGACTATTGGTACGACCAGCTATTCCAATGCTTCGGTTACTTTTACAACTGGCGCCAATAATACTACGGCTACGGTCTACTTCTATAAACCCTTGAGCGGTACTGTGTATGGTGATGATTTCTATTTAGAAAAACTGTAA
- a CDS encoding exo-alpha-sialidase, with protein MKKLGTMVVFAMLASICHAQEVNVFVSGEEGYKSYRIPAIVKDKNGQLIAFAEGRVDHAGDFGNVDIVYKTSKDNGKTWGPLQVAVDNDNLQVGNPAPVVDLLDPAYPQGRLLLFYNTGNNHEGEVRKGNGLRECWSISSSDGGKTWSKPQNITLETHRPNQPSVNAQYTFKDDWRTYANTPGHALQFDSGKYKGRIYIPANHSEGNPKENGKDYFAHSYYSDDHGKTFKIGASVKFEGSNETMAAQISHTGLYMNSRNQQGNVKSRIVSYSSDGGVSWDTTYYDKNLADPVNQGSVLSWQKKGKYVLAVCNAASTHRRDNLTVRLSKDQGKTWYFNQVVAKAPEGVKGDYAAYSDLVLLNKNKLGVLFEKENYSKIVFLPVNFK; from the coding sequence ATGAAGAAATTAGGAACAATGGTGGTATTTGCAATGTTAGCCAGTATCTGCCATGCACAGGAAGTGAATGTGTTTGTTTCAGGCGAAGAGGGCTATAAAAGCTATCGCATACCTGCCATTGTAAAGGATAAAAATGGGCAGTTAATTGCTTTTGCCGAAGGTCGGGTGGATCATGCTGGCGATTTTGGTAATGTGGATATTGTTTATAAAACCAGTAAGGATAATGGAAAGACCTGGGGGCCATTGCAAGTCGCTGTGGACAACGATAATTTACAGGTCGGAAATCCGGCACCTGTAGTTGATCTATTGGATCCAGCATATCCTCAAGGACGTCTCTTACTTTTTTACAATACGGGGAATAATCATGAGGGAGAAGTGCGCAAAGGGAATGGCCTGCGGGAATGTTGGTCAATTAGTTCATCCGATGGCGGTAAAACATGGTCCAAGCCACAGAATATTACGCTCGAGACACATCGCCCCAATCAACCGTCAGTGAATGCGCAATATACCTTTAAGGACGATTGGCGAACCTATGCGAATACACCTGGGCATGCTTTACAATTTGATTCTGGTAAGTATAAAGGACGCATTTATATTCCTGCTAACCATTCTGAAGGAAATCCAAAAGAAAATGGCAAGGACTATTTTGCGCATTCGTATTACTCGGACGATCATGGAAAGACCTTCAAGATAGGGGCGAGCGTGAAATTTGAAGGATCAAATGAAACCATGGCCGCGCAAATATCGCATACAGGACTGTATATGAATTCCCGTAATCAACAAGGTAACGTAAAATCGAGGATTGTGTCCTATTCCAGTGATGGTGGTGTCAGTTGGGATACAACCTATTATGATAAAAATCTGGCCGATCCAGTCAACCAGGGCTCGGTACTTTCCTGGCAAAAGAAAGGGAAATATGTATTGGCTGTTTGTAATGCTGCATCAACCCATAGAAGGGACAATCTAACCGTTCGTTTAAGTAAAGATCAGGGCAAAACATGGTATTTCAATCAGGTCGTTGCCAAAGCTCCCGAAGGTGTGAAAGGGGATTATGCTGCTTATTCCGATTTAGTACTTTTAAATAAAAATAAACTCGGTGTTCTATTTGAAAAAGAGAATTACAGCAAAATTGTCTTTCTGCCAGTAAATTTTAAATAA